The following coding sequences are from one Streptomyces sp. NBC_01485 window:
- a CDS encoding YybH family protein, with product MSKVRHTLPIVAAAIALTAGSIAVPAIFQAETANASPVSANSAAVTDPAEGMGERNTARTPAALLQLLGERIQAKDIDGIIALHEKDAALVNYDGSLVRGHTAIRAFYVDWFKLDPVLKVSPRQTVEAGGAAGSGNRMAAIMGVYTLEQNKPDGTRESFTGNFCDTVRQHANGKWMYVQDNPYPPHGGGTPVRRGTSSHH from the coding sequence ATGAGCAAGGTCAGGCACACGCTTCCGATCGTTGCCGCAGCCATTGCGCTGACGGCCGGCAGTATCGCTGTCCCCGCCATTTTCCAGGCCGAAACGGCCAACGCATCGCCGGTATCGGCCAATTCTGCTGCCGTCACGGACCCGGCGGAAGGCATGGGGGAACGGAACACCGCTCGCACCCCGGCCGCTTTGCTGCAGCTCTTGGGCGAGCGGATCCAGGCCAAGGACATAGACGGCATCATCGCCCTCCACGAGAAAGATGCGGCGCTCGTCAACTACGACGGATCGCTTGTCAGGGGCCACACGGCAATCCGGGCGTTCTACGTCGACTGGTTCAAGCTGGATCCGGTACTCAAAGTCAGCCCTCGCCAGACCGTAGAGGCAGGTGGGGCGGCCGGAAGCGGTAATCGCATGGCGGCCATCATGGGTGTTTACACCCTGGAGCAGAATAAGCCGGATGGCACCCGGGAGAGCTTCACCGGGAATTTCTGCGACACCGTGCGTCAGCACGCCAACGGTAAGTGGATGTACGTCCAGGACAATCCGTACCCGCCCCACGGCGGCGGCACCCCGGTCCGCCGTGGAACGTCGTCCCACCACTGA
- a CDS encoding 3-deoxy-7-phosphoheptulonate synthase: MNVTSWEVARAPVTRQQPEWGDPAQVEQVRDALAALPPLVEAESLTRLRGLLAGVAAGQAQVVQAGDCAEDPAECTADDVERKTGLLNVLAGVMNTITQQPVVRVGRIAGQYAKPRSAHTEWAGGVEIPVYRGHMVNGPEPDPEARRPDPRRLLAGYRAASRLMAGLCPTRQTRIDPAVWTSHEALLLDYEIPMLRPDREGRLALTSTHWPWIGERTRQLEGAHVALLAEVANPVACKVGPRTTVAELLGLCERLDPGKEPGRLTLIARMGADAATDLLPPLVAAVRAAGHPVIWLVDPMHGNTVTTADGRKTRIVETIVREVTAFQTAVRAVGGTPGGIHLETTPDPVTECADTAHDTDRIDDKYTTLCDPRLNPRQAVAVVSAWRTRTMTNRAEGEPWRA; this comes from the coding sequence TTGAACGTCACCTCATGGGAAGTTGCGCGCGCCCCGGTTACGCGGCAGCAGCCCGAGTGGGGGGACCCGGCACAGGTCGAGCAGGTCCGGGACGCGCTGGCGGCCCTTCCTCCGCTCGTGGAGGCCGAGTCATTGACCAGGCTCCGGGGGTTGCTCGCCGGAGTGGCCGCCGGACAGGCGCAGGTGGTGCAGGCGGGCGACTGCGCGGAGGATCCCGCGGAGTGCACCGCAGATGACGTGGAGCGGAAGACGGGCCTGCTCAATGTGCTCGCCGGCGTCATGAACACGATCACTCAGCAGCCGGTGGTGCGAGTCGGCCGGATCGCGGGCCAGTACGCCAAGCCCCGGTCGGCGCACACCGAGTGGGCCGGCGGCGTCGAGATCCCGGTGTACCGGGGGCACATGGTGAACGGTCCCGAGCCGGATCCGGAAGCACGACGGCCCGATCCCCGACGCCTGCTGGCCGGTTACCGTGCGGCGAGCCGACTCATGGCCGGTCTCTGTCCGACGCGGCAGACGCGCATCGACCCGGCCGTCTGGACCAGCCACGAGGCGCTGCTGCTCGACTACGAGATCCCGATGCTGCGACCGGACCGGGAAGGCCGGCTCGCGCTCACTTCGACACACTGGCCCTGGATCGGCGAGCGGACCCGGCAGCTCGAGGGAGCCCACGTCGCGCTGTTGGCAGAGGTGGCGAACCCCGTGGCGTGCAAGGTCGGGCCGCGTACGACGGTCGCCGAGCTGCTCGGGTTGTGCGAGCGGCTCGACCCAGGGAAGGAACCGGGACGCCTCACCCTGATCGCCCGGATGGGAGCCGACGCGGCGACGGATCTGCTGCCGCCGTTGGTTGCAGCCGTACGCGCCGCCGGACACCCGGTGATCTGGCTGGTCGACCCCATGCACGGGAACACCGTGACCACCGCCGACGGACGCAAGACCCGAATCGTGGAAACGATCGTCCGCGAGGTCACGGCCTTTCAGACCGCCGTGCGAGCGGTCGGCGGAACACCGGGCGGGATCCATCTGGAGACCACTCCCGATCCGGTGACCGAATGTGCCGATACCGCGCACGACACCGACCGGATCGATGACAAGTACACGACGTTGTGCGACCCGCGACTCAACCCCCGTCAGGCGGTGGCCGTCGTGTCGGCCTGGCGGACACGGACGATGACGAACCGAGCCGAGGGAGAACCGTGGCGGGCATAG
- a CDS encoding isochorismatase family protein, with protein sequence MAGIAPISAYPLPTAAELPTSTAQWTPDPSRAALLVHDMQRYFLAPFPPAVRDPLVRHCAQLRERCAELGVPVFYTAQPGGMTDEDRGLLKDFWGPGMRVDPVDRQIVTELAPRPADQVLTKWRYSAFFRSDLLAQLRAQGRDQLIVCGVYAHVGVLATALEAFANDIQVFLVADAVADFSADHHRLALDYAAARCSVVTTTEEVFR encoded by the coding sequence GTGGCGGGCATAGCCCCGATTTCAGCCTATCCATTGCCGACGGCGGCTGAACTGCCCACCAGTACGGCGCAGTGGACACCCGACCCGAGCCGCGCGGCCCTGCTCGTGCACGACATGCAGCGATACTTCCTCGCGCCCTTCCCCCCGGCGGTACGCGACCCGCTGGTGCGCCACTGCGCACAACTGCGGGAGCGGTGCGCCGAGCTCGGGGTGCCGGTGTTCTACACCGCGCAACCCGGGGGCATGACGGACGAGGATCGCGGCCTGCTCAAAGACTTCTGGGGTCCGGGCATGAGGGTGGACCCCGTCGACCGTCAGATCGTCACGGAGCTCGCACCCCGGCCGGCGGACCAGGTGCTCACCAAGTGGCGCTACAGCGCGTTCTTCCGCTCGGACCTGCTGGCGCAGCTGCGCGCCCAGGGCCGCGACCAGTTGATCGTCTGCGGGGTGTACGCACACGTCGGTGTGCTGGCGACAGCCCTGGAGGCGTTCGCCAACGACATCCAGGTGTTCCTGGTCGCCGACGCCGTCGCCGACTTCTCCGCCGATCACCACCGGCTGGCCCTCGACTACGCGGCCGCTCGCTGCTCGGTGGTCACCACCACCGAGGAGGTCTTCCGATGA
- a CDS encoding anthranilate synthase family protein — protein MNPTQLLEHVLGSHPGAFALLHRPESLGPDQVEILLGRVGSRARLADIPVADGTGRPGEARHETLVLVPHQQITERGFAAAEDGSPLLAMEVTDHGQISTSDALRALPDEPITLDGGRFEIDDEAYADMVRAVLDKEIGTGEGSNFVIKRSFVTSITGYSTRSALSLFRRLLSRESGAYWTFVVHTGMRTFVGATPERHVSLRDGVAAMTPISGTYRYPPTGPVLSEVMEFLTDGKETDELYMVLDEELKMMARVCQGGGRVTGPFLREMAWLAHTEYIIEGRSDLDPRDILRETMFAPTVTGSPLENACRVIARYEPRGRGYYGGVVALIGRDSDGARTMDSAILIRTADIRTSDVDGTGHVEVGVGATLVRHSDPDAEVAETRTKAAGVLAALGAGERLDAHPLIQEALGRRNETIANFWLSEAQKRARPHPLLDGRRVLVVDAEDTFSAMLAHQLRAIGLTVELSGFDASRSFDGYDLVVMGPGPGDPRQTDHPRMARLASDIGELLFRRIPFLAVCLSHQLLCRHLGLELRRRDVPNQGTQREIDLFGSRERVGFYNSYSARAQADRLEWPGAGEVEICADAGTGEVHALRGPRFGSVQFHLESVLTQDGERVLAELLVPLMQSTEVLNA, from the coding sequence ATGAACCCGACGCAGCTGCTCGAACACGTGCTGGGCTCCCATCCGGGTGCCTTCGCCCTGCTGCACCGCCCCGAGTCCCTGGGCCCGGACCAGGTGGAGATCCTGCTGGGCCGGGTCGGTTCCCGGGCCCGGCTCGCCGACATCCCGGTGGCCGACGGGACCGGGCGGCCCGGCGAGGCCAGGCACGAGACGCTGGTCCTGGTGCCTCATCAGCAGATCACCGAGCGCGGTTTCGCCGCTGCCGAGGACGGCTCACCGCTGCTCGCGATGGAGGTGACCGACCACGGGCAGATCAGCACGTCCGACGCGCTGAGGGCCCTGCCGGACGAGCCGATCACCCTGGACGGCGGGCGCTTCGAAATCGACGACGAGGCGTACGCGGACATGGTCCGCGCCGTGCTCGACAAGGAGATAGGCACCGGAGAGGGCTCGAACTTCGTCATCAAGCGCTCGTTCGTCACCAGCATCACCGGATACTCGACGCGCAGCGCACTGAGCCTGTTCCGCCGGCTGCTCAGCCGGGAGAGCGGCGCCTACTGGACCTTCGTCGTGCACACCGGCATGCGCACCTTCGTCGGCGCCACACCGGAGCGCCACGTCAGCCTGCGCGACGGCGTCGCGGCGATGACGCCCATCAGCGGCACCTACCGCTACCCGCCCACCGGACCGGTCCTGTCGGAGGTCATGGAGTTCCTCACCGACGGCAAGGAGACCGACGAGCTGTACATGGTCCTCGACGAGGAACTCAAGATGATGGCCCGGGTCTGCCAGGGCGGCGGCCGCGTGACGGGGCCGTTCCTGCGGGAGATGGCCTGGCTCGCGCACACCGAGTACATCATCGAGGGGCGCAGCGACCTCGATCCCCGGGACATCCTGCGGGAGACCATGTTCGCTCCCACCGTGACCGGCAGCCCGCTCGAGAACGCCTGCCGGGTGATCGCCCGCTACGAGCCCCGCGGCCGCGGGTACTACGGGGGTGTCGTGGCCCTCATCGGCCGTGACTCCGACGGCGCGCGCACCATGGACTCGGCCATCCTCATCCGTACCGCCGACATCCGGACCTCGGACGTCGACGGCACCGGTCACGTCGAGGTGGGTGTGGGCGCGACCCTGGTCCGGCACTCCGACCCCGACGCCGAGGTCGCCGAGACCCGCACCAAGGCCGCGGGCGTGCTCGCGGCGCTGGGCGCCGGCGAGCGGCTCGACGCACACCCGCTGATCCAGGAGGCGCTGGGGAGGCGCAACGAGACGATCGCGAACTTCTGGCTCAGCGAGGCCCAGAAGCGTGCGCGGCCCCATCCGTTGCTGGACGGCCGCCGGGTGCTGGTCGTCGACGCCGAGGACACCTTCAGCGCGATGCTGGCCCACCAACTGCGCGCCATCGGCCTGACCGTGGAACTCAGCGGCTTCGACGCGTCCCGCAGCTTCGACGGTTACGACCTCGTCGTCATGGGCCCCGGACCCGGCGACCCGCGGCAGACCGACCACCCCAGGATGGCCCGACTCGCCTCGGACATCGGGGAGTTGCTGTTCCGGCGCATCCCCTTCCTGGCCGTCTGTCTGAGCCATCAGTTGCTCTGCCGGCACCTCGGGCTCGAACTGCGGCGCCGGGACGTCCCGAACCAGGGAACCCAGCGCGAGATCGACCTGTTCGGCTCGCGCGAACGAGTGGGGTTCTACAACTCCTACTCGGCCCGCGCGCAGGCCGACCGGCTGGAGTGGCCCGGTGCCGGCGAGGTGGAGATCTGCGCCGACGCCGGCACGGGCGAGGTGCACGCCCTGCGCGGGCCGCGCTTCGGCTCGGTGCAGTTCCATCTCGAGTCCGTGCTCACCCAGGACGGCGAGCGCGTGCTGGCCGAGCTGCTCGTACCGCTGATGCAGAGCACGGAGGTACTGAACGCATGA
- the phzG gene encoding phenazine biosynthesis FMN-dependent oxidase PhzG, with amino-acid sequence MSASPRPRTVEEFTAPPAEPMKLLHSWFDSAVADAVREPGALALATVDARGHVSNRIVQVLTVCMTGLVFASHSDSRKGRDLAETGWASGVFYWREAGRQVSVSGPTGPLPDEDSEALWVARPAGAHPMSVAAYQSAPLLDEDALREQARELGRDGSALPRPDRWLGYLLEPASVEFWQTDPEDRLHQRLRYERDGSGWRSVRLQP; translated from the coding sequence GTGAGCGCATCGCCCCGACCCCGGACCGTCGAAGAGTTCACCGCCCCGCCCGCCGAACCGATGAAGCTGCTCCACTCCTGGTTCGACAGCGCCGTCGCGGACGCCGTCCGCGAGCCGGGCGCGCTGGCGCTGGCCACCGTCGACGCCCGCGGCCACGTCTCCAACCGGATCGTCCAGGTGCTCACGGTCTGTATGACGGGGCTGGTGTTCGCCAGCCACTCCGACAGCCGCAAGGGCCGGGACCTGGCCGAGACGGGCTGGGCGTCCGGGGTCTTCTACTGGCGCGAGGCCGGCCGCCAGGTGAGCGTGAGCGGCCCGACCGGTCCGCTGCCCGACGAGGACTCCGAGGCCCTCTGGGTGGCCCGGCCCGCCGGCGCGCACCCTATGTCGGTGGCGGCGTACCAGAGTGCGCCGCTGCTGGACGAGGACGCACTGCGGGAGCAGGCCCGGGAACTGGGCCGGGACGGCTCGGCGCTGCCCCGCCCGGACCGTTGGCTGGGCTATCTGCTGGAGCCGGCGTCGGTGGAGTTCTGGCAGACCGATCCCGAGGACCGGTTGCACCAGAGGCTGCGTTACGAACGCGACGGTTCCGGCTGGCGTTCGGTCCGGCTCCAACCCTGA